One stretch of Balneola sp. MJW-20 DNA includes these proteins:
- the lon gene encoding endopeptidase La: MKDRSDLFSNFGSSDDQFEDFEQAIPLMSEEEEKELTEAEIPDELPILPLKNTVLFPGVVVPITVGRDKSLSLVKEAYEGDKIIGVVTQKKEEIEEPNFKDLHTVGTVAQILKLIKMPDGSKSIVIQGKSVFEVENFVQDKPYFKAKVKSYPKEIDIEGVELDASIRNIKETATKIINMSPNLPSEASIAVNNINSPTFLLNFISSNLNVSDDEKQALLELKKFSETLDKVMEFLEKEIQVLDVSEKIRTKVKSDIDDQQREFYLRQQMKAIQEELGDDAEHQDIEKLRNKLESKKLPDYAREVAEKELQRLEMTPSASPNYGIIHGYIEWILDLPWEEYSEDRLDLEHAQKVLDEDHYGLEKVKKRIIEYLAVLKLKQDMKAPILCFYGPPGVGKTSLGKSIARALNREFERFSLGGIRDEAEIRGHRRTYIGALPGRIIRSMKKAGKGNPVIMLDEIDKVGADYRGDPTSALLEVLDPEQNDTFSDNYLELEYDLSRVLFIATANSLDTIPAPLRDRMEIINISGYTLEEKTQIAKKYLIPKQIGENGLNKEQISISDKAVEKIIDQYTRESGVRNLDRQIAAVCRGVAAKIAKGEEGPHTVGDDEVEDFLGKRKYFSDAAERTTVPGVATGLAWTPFGGDILFIEASVSKGSGKLNITGQLGDVMKESAMLAISYLRAHADEIGIPEEAFKYWDLHIHVPAGAVPKDGPSAGVSLMSAIASILTQRKVKGTIALTGEITLRGLVLPVGGIKEKVLAAKRAGVKEVLLPKKNEKDVAEIEEEVIGDLKVQYLERMDPLLDIMLEKEPVNDPTEFFKVSDAHKTAVSGNNTPKTVTTVSNDN, from the coding sequence ATGAAAGACCGATCAGATTTATTTAGTAATTTCGGTAGCTCAGACGATCAGTTTGAGGATTTTGAGCAGGCTATTCCGCTCATGTCGGAAGAAGAAGAGAAAGAACTTACAGAGGCCGAGATCCCTGATGAGCTCCCCATTCTTCCCTTAAAGAATACTGTCCTTTTCCCCGGGGTTGTTGTCCCCATTACTGTTGGCAGGGATAAATCATTATCTCTGGTGAAAGAAGCTTATGAAGGTGACAAGATCATTGGTGTTGTCACCCAGAAGAAAGAAGAGATCGAAGAGCCTAACTTTAAAGACCTCCATACGGTTGGTACGGTGGCACAGATCCTGAAACTTATTAAGATGCCTGATGGATCCAAAAGCATTGTGATCCAGGGTAAATCCGTATTTGAAGTTGAGAATTTTGTACAGGATAAGCCTTATTTCAAGGCAAAAGTTAAATCCTACCCAAAGGAGATCGATATTGAGGGAGTGGAACTGGATGCTTCCATCAGAAATATCAAGGAGACTGCTACGAAGATCATCAATATGTCGCCGAATTTGCCATCGGAAGCCTCTATTGCAGTTAATAACATTAACAGTCCCACCTTTCTACTGAACTTTATTTCATCTAACCTGAATGTATCAGATGATGAGAAACAAGCGCTGCTGGAACTGAAGAAGTTTTCCGAGACTCTTGATAAGGTTATGGAGTTTCTGGAAAAAGAAATCCAGGTACTGGATGTAAGCGAAAAGATACGTACTAAGGTAAAATCAGACATAGATGATCAGCAGCGGGAATTTTATCTGCGCCAGCAGATGAAGGCGATCCAGGAAGAGCTGGGTGACGACGCTGAACATCAGGATATAGAAAAGCTCCGCAATAAACTGGAGTCAAAGAAATTACCGGATTATGCTCGTGAAGTGGCCGAGAAAGAGCTCCAGCGTCTTGAAATGACTCCAAGTGCCTCCCCTAACTATGGTATCATTCATGGATATATTGAATGGATCCTGGATCTGCCATGGGAAGAATACTCCGAAGATCGTCTGGATCTCGAACACGCTCAGAAGGTGCTGGACGAAGATCATTACGGCCTTGAAAAGGTTAAAAAAAGAATAATAGAATACCTGGCAGTATTAAAGCTTAAGCAGGATATGAAAGCACCTATCCTATGCTTTTACGGCCCTCCTGGGGTGGGTAAAACCTCTCTCGGTAAATCTATTGCCAGAGCTCTGAACCGCGAGTTTGAGCGCTTTAGTCTTGGAGGAATCCGGGACGAAGCGGAAATCCGTGGTCACCGAAGGACCTATATCGGAGCATTACCCGGACGTATCATTCGGTCCATGAAAAAAGCAGGAAAAGGTAACCCGGTGATCATGCTGGATGAGATAGACAAAGTTGGAGCCGATTACCGCGGTGACCCTACTTCTGCCCTGCTGGAGGTACTTGACCCTGAACAGAATGATACTTTCAGTGATAATTATCTGGAACTGGAATATGATCTTTCCAGAGTATTATTCATTGCTACCGCAAACTCACTGGATACCATTCCAGCTCCTTTGCGTGACAGAATGGAGATCATAAATATTTCAGGCTATACGCTTGAAGAGAAAACCCAGATCGCTAAAAAGTACCTCATTCCGAAACAGATCGGTGAGAACGGCCTTAATAAAGAACAGATCAGTATATCGGACAAGGCGGTTGAAAAGATCATAGATCAGTATACACGTGAATCCGGTGTTCGTAACCTGGATCGCCAGATCGCCGCGGTATGCCGTGGTGTTGCAGCTAAGATTGCCAAAGGTGAAGAAGGCCCTCATACCGTCGGAGATGACGAAGTCGAAGACTTTCTGGGCAAAAGAAAATATTTTAGCGATGCAGCCGAAAGAACTACTGTTCCAGGTGTTGCAACCGGACTAGCCTGGACTCCTTTTGGCGGAGATATTCTTTTTATTGAAGCCAGCGTATCCAAAGGTTCCGGAAAACTGAATATTACCGGACAGCTTGGTGATGTAATGAAAGAATCTGCCATGCTTGCTATCTCATATTTGAGAGCACATGCAGATGAGATCGGGATCCCTGAGGAAGCATTTAAATACTGGGATCTGCATATTCACGTACCTGCAGGAGCAGTTCCAAAAGATGGTCCCTCTGCGGGAGTTTCACTGATGAGTGCAATAGCCTCTATACTGACTCAGCGAAAAGTTAAAGGCACGATTGCTTTAACCGGAGAGATCACCCTGCGTGGGCTTGTACTCCCGGTTGGAGGTATCAAAGAAAAAGTTCTGGCTGCTAAACGCGCAGGGGTCAAAGAAGTGCTCCTGCCCAAAAAGAATGAAAAAGATGTGGCAGAGATCGAAGAAGAAGTCATCGGTGATCTGAAGGTTCAATACCTGGAACGTATGGATCCCCTGCTGGATATCATGCTGGAGAAAGAACCGGTTAACGATCCTACAGAATTCTTTAAGGTCAGCGATGCTCATAAAACTGCGGTGAGCGGAAATAATACTCCAAAAACAGTAACAACCGTGAGCAACGATAATTAG
- a CDS encoding ATP-dependent helicase — MKTFSLQSDQPSKKPDFLSSLNEQQKKAVTHTDGPLLIVAGAGSGKTRVLTYRIAYLLQQFKADPQQILALTFTNKAAREMKDRIRNLIGDRAGKLWMGTFHSIFSKILRFEAEKIGFGQDFTIYDTNDSQTVIKQILQELNFDPKEIKPKTIHNKISDAKNQLITADTFQEKFISSTLDDITARVYKLYGKRLKQSNSMDFDDLLVKPIELFNQHPDILDKYQDRFKYILIDEYQDTNHAQYKMTRLLAEKHQNICVVGDDAQSIYSFRGADISNILNFKEDYENATQVPLEQNYRSTKAILQCADSIIKKNTKQLDKTLWTDKEYGEMITLLENFDERDEANRIANYIYDLKMRHGYENNHFAILYRTNYQSRVFEEALRRKDLAYQLVGGLSFYQRKEIKDVLAYLTLLVNPHDETNLLRIINEPSRGIGNKSLQDLLSVARNSGRSLWSVIEEVEKYDVYKPAKARVREFVTMIHDLRSNLEQGMKLSDSVKAILERSGYMKALIEENSQESMMRRDNIIELQNAISYYEKGTSNPSLSAFLQEISLITDSDKYDESKPAITLMTVHASKGLEFPVVFIVGLEENLFPVGGREGFEADIEEERRLFYVAITRAEEKLYFSHCKTRFRFGEENRQLRSRFLDEVDSGVVRTETGATIRQNKDRFSNDDFDSGHDSSTRVEYDWKTPKSNNSHRSTSTTIEYEYTDGEDPFQVGAKVIHQKFGPGKIISRSGLGMDTKVVVFFKNRGQKKLMLRAAPLKVVG; from the coding sequence ATGAAAACATTTTCTCTACAATCCGATCAGCCTTCTAAGAAACCGGATTTTCTTTCTTCTCTTAATGAACAGCAAAAAAAGGCCGTTACTCATACCGATGGCCCCCTGCTGATCGTAGCCGGTGCAGGTTCCGGTAAGACCCGGGTACTCACCTACCGTATTGCATATCTTTTGCAGCAGTTTAAAGCAGATCCCCAGCAGATCCTCGCTCTTACTTTTACTAATAAGGCAGCCCGCGAGATGAAAGACCGGATCCGAAATCTGATCGGAGACCGGGCCGGCAAACTCTGGATGGGTACCTTCCATTCTATCTTTTCCAAGATCCTTCGTTTTGAGGCTGAAAAGATCGGCTTCGGGCAGGATTTCACCATTTATGATACCAATGATTCTCAGACGGTGATCAAACAGATCCTGCAGGAACTGAATTTTGATCCCAAGGAGATCAAACCCAAGACCATTCACAATAAGATCAGTGATGCAAAGAATCAGCTGATCACCGCAGATACCTTTCAGGAAAAGTTCATCAGCAGTACACTCGATGATATCACTGCCCGTGTATATAAACTGTATGGCAAAAGGCTGAAACAGAGTAATTCAATGGACTTTGATGACCTTCTGGTTAAGCCTATTGAGCTTTTCAATCAGCACCCGGACATACTGGATAAGTATCAGGACCGATTTAAGTATATCCTGATCGATGAGTATCAGGATACGAACCATGCCCAATATAAGATGACCCGCCTTCTGGCAGAGAAGCACCAGAATATATGTGTGGTGGGTGATGATGCGCAGTCCATTTACAGCTTCCGGGGTGCCGATATCTCTAATATCCTGAACTTTAAGGAAGATTATGAGAACGCAACACAGGTTCCGCTGGAACAGAATTACCGTTCTACCAAAGCGATCCTGCAGTGCGCCGACTCCATTATCAAAAAGAATACCAAGCAGCTAGACAAAACACTCTGGACCGATAAGGAATACGGTGAAATGATCACTCTGCTTGAAAATTTTGATGAGCGGGACGAAGCTAACCGTATTGCAAATTATATCTATGATCTCAAAATGAGGCATGGATACGAGAACAATCACTTTGCCATTCTTTATCGCACAAATTATCAGTCGCGGGTATTTGAAGAGGCGCTAAGACGAAAGGATCTGGCTTATCAGCTGGTGGGTGGTCTCTCCTTCTATCAGCGAAAAGAGATCAAAGATGTTCTTGCCTATCTCACTCTACTGGTAAACCCTCATGATGAGACCAATCTGCTTCGGATCATCAATGAACCCTCCCGTGGGATAGGAAATAAATCTCTGCAGGATCTGCTCAGCGTTGCCAGAAACAGCGGACGATCACTATGGAGCGTGATCGAGGAAGTCGAGAAATACGATGTCTATAAACCGGCCAAAGCCCGTGTAAGGGAATTTGTGACCATGATCCATGACCTGCGTTCAAATCTTGAACAGGGCATGAAACTATCTGACAGTGTAAAAGCGATCCTTGAACGCTCCGGTTATATGAAAGCACTGATCGAAGAAAATTCCCAGGAGTCGATGATGCGCAGAGATAACATCATCGAATTACAGAATGCCATATCATACTATGAAAAAGGAACTTCAAATCCGTCTCTGAGTGCTTTTCTGCAGGAGATCAGCCTCATTACAGATTCTGACAAATATGATGAAAGTAAACCTGCTATTACCCTGATGACTGTGCATGCTTCCAAGGGACTAGAATTCCCGGTAGTGTTTATAGTGGGTCTGGAAGAGAACTTATTTCCGGTAGGCGGGCGTGAAGGTTTTGAAGCCGATATCGAGGAAGAGCGTCGTTTGTTTTATGTAGCCATTACACGGGCTGAAGAGAAACTTTATTTCAGTCATTGTAAGACCCGATTCCGATTTGGTGAAGAGAACCGGCAACTAAGATCCCGGTTTCTGGATGAAGTGGATTCCGGAGTTGTAAGAACTGAAACCGGAGCAACCATCCGACAGAACAAAGATCGTTTCAGCAATGATGATTTCGATAGCGGACATGATTCCTCTACCCGCGTTGAATACGACTGGAAAACTCCGAAAAGTAATAATTCGCATCGTTCTACGTCTACAACAATCGAGTATGAGTATACCGATGGTGAGGACCCCTTTCAGGTGGGAGCGAAAGTGATCCACCAGAAATTTGGTCCCGGAAAGATCATAAGTCGTTCAGGATTAGGAATGGATACCAAAGTTGTTGTATTTTTTAAAAACAGAGGACAAAAAAAGCTAATGCTCCGGGCAGCTCCTCTCAAAGTAGTAGGTTGA
- a CDS encoding valine--tRNA ligase, translating into MANSISERDNIPAKYDPTKVEDKWYAHWLKNEYFHSEPDEREPFTIVIPPPNVTGVLHMGHMLNNTIQDVLVRRARMQGYNACWVPGTDHASIATEAKVVHRLRDKGIKKSDLSRDEFLEHAWEWTREHGGIILEQLKKLGASCDWDRTSFTMDERYSESVIDTFIDLYEKGKIYRGERMINWDPVALTALSDEEVIYKEVNSKLYHVRYKISGSENEYVTIATTRPETILGDTAICINPDDERYSHLHGKKAIVPLVNREVPIILDDYVDMEFGTGCLKVTPAHDENDFMLGEKYDLEIINMMNPDGTVSEEGQLYVGMDRFKVRKQIVKDLDEAGHLVETEDYRNKVGYSERTDAVIEPRLSLQWWVSMKELSKPALENVMNDNIQFHPAKFKNTYRHWMENIKDWCISRQLWWGHRIPAYYYGEGDGQFVVARSSEEAVQKARKKFNNDGIEASDLRQDEDVLDTWFSSWLWPISVFDGFYTDEEIDYYYPTNDLVTAPEIMFFWVARMIIAGYEYRDEKPFSNVYYTGIVRDKKGRKMSKSLGNSPDPIELMKEYGADGVRMGMLFSTPAGNDLPFDPKICEQGRNFSNKIWNAFRFLTMNMEEGTHYTPTLNIDEEDLSDKWMLSRLHQTIKEVDDDFSKYRLNDALKKIYRLIWDDFCDWYIELAKPQTYGDPIPKEKLNVALGFFEEMMKLLHPFMPFISEEIWQYIQERSDDESLCVSDWPEADDKKIDGSAITQFEMMQEITSSLRNIRAEMEISPKDEISVQIRTSDTESAEKILDHRIILDKLQSISDLKVSNDLNKPDAAASAIVHGQEIYVPLEGLIDLSKEKERIEGEIQRLQGFLKGIEKKLSNEAFVNNAPAAVVEKEQKKKSDTEENLRKLNEQLEDFK; encoded by the coding sequence TTGGCAAATAGTATATCTGAAAGAGACAATATTCCGGCTAAATATGACCCCACGAAAGTGGAAGACAAATGGTATGCCCACTGGCTGAAAAATGAGTATTTCCACTCAGAGCCGGATGAACGCGAACCATTTACCATCGTCATCCCCCCTCCCAATGTGACCGGTGTGCTTCATATGGGGCACATGCTGAATAATACTATTCAGGATGTACTGGTCCGACGGGCACGAATGCAGGGATACAATGCCTGCTGGGTTCCCGGTACAGATCATGCCTCTATTGCCACCGAAGCAAAAGTGGTACACCGTCTTCGGGATAAAGGAATCAAGAAAAGTGACCTCAGCCGCGATGAATTTCTCGAACATGCCTGGGAATGGACCCGTGAGCATGGAGGTATTATCCTGGAACAGCTGAAAAAGCTCGGAGCCAGTTGCGACTGGGACCGCACCTCATTCACCATGGATGAAAGGTACTCTGAGAGCGTTATTGATACGTTTATCGATCTCTATGAAAAGGGCAAGATCTACCGCGGTGAGCGCATGATCAACTGGGATCCCGTAGCTCTTACGGCACTTAGTGATGAAGAGGTAATTTATAAAGAGGTCAACTCTAAACTTTACCACGTTCGTTACAAGATCTCGGGATCCGAAAATGAATATGTTACCATTGCTACTACCCGACCCGAAACGATACTTGGTGATACAGCTATTTGTATCAATCCTGATGACGAGCGTTATTCTCATCTGCATGGAAAGAAAGCGATCGTACCGCTGGTCAACCGGGAAGTACCGATCATCCTCGATGATTACGTGGATATGGAATTCGGAACCGGTTGTCTGAAAGTGACCCCGGCTCACGATGAAAATGATTTCATGCTGGGAGAAAAGTACGATCTTGAGATCATCAACATGATGAATCCGGATGGTACGGTTTCAGAAGAGGGTCAGCTTTATGTGGGTATGGACCGCTTCAAGGTTCGCAAGCAGATCGTAAAAGACCTGGATGAAGCAGGTCATCTGGTCGAAACCGAGGATTATCGGAATAAGGTAGGCTATTCGGAAAGAACTGATGCGGTAATCGAGCCAAGGCTTTCACTGCAGTGGTGGGTTTCTATGAAAGAACTCAGTAAGCCGGCCCTGGAAAACGTGATGAACGATAATATTCAGTTTCATCCGGCCAAGTTTAAAAATACTTACCGCCATTGGATGGAAAACATCAAAGACTGGTGTATAAGTCGTCAATTGTGGTGGGGTCACCGTATTCCTGCCTATTATTACGGTGAAGGTGACGGTCAGTTTGTAGTTGCCAGATCATCCGAAGAAGCTGTTCAAAAGGCCCGGAAAAAATTTAATAATGATGGCATTGAAGCCTCCGACCTCAGGCAGGATGAAGATGTACTCGATACCTGGTTCTCTTCCTGGTTGTGGCCGATCTCTGTTTTTGACGGATTCTATACGGATGAGGAAATCGACTATTATTATCCTACCAATGACCTGGTAACTGCACCGGAGATCATGTTCTTCTGGGTTGCACGAATGATCATTGCAGGATATGAGTATCGTGATGAGAAACCCTTCAGCAATGTTTACTATACCGGTATCGTGCGCGACAAGAAAGGCCGTAAGATGAGCAAGAGCCTGGGTAACTCTCCGGATCCGATAGAACTTATGAAGGAATACGGAGCCGATGGTGTCCGAATGGGTATGTTATTCTCTACCCCTGCCGGTAATGACCTGCCTTTCGATCCGAAGATCTGTGAGCAGGGAAGAAACTTTTCTAACAAGATCTGGAACGCTTTCCGCTTCCTAACCATGAATATGGAAGAAGGTACGCACTATACTCCTACCCTGAATATCGATGAGGAGGATCTCAGCGATAAGTGGATGCTATCCCGACTGCATCAGACCATAAAAGAGGTTGATGACGATTTCAGTAAATATCGTCTGAATGATGCTCTGAAAAAGATCTATCGTCTTATCTGGGATGATTTCTGTGACTGGTATATAGAGCTCGCAAAACCTCAGACCTACGGCGATCCAATCCCGAAAGAAAAATTAAATGTAGCACTAGGATTCTTTGAGGAGATGATGAAACTCCTCCATCCTTTCATGCCTTTTATCAGCGAAGAGATCTGGCAGTATATTCAGGAGCGTTCAGATGATGAATCACTTTGCGTATCAGACTGGCCGGAAGCAGATGATAAAAAGATCGATGGATCGGCCATCACACAATTTGAAATGATGCAGGAGATCACTTCAAGCCTGAGAAATATCCGGGCAGAAATGGAAATATCTCCTAAAGATGAGATCTCAGTACAGATACGCACTTCAGATACAGAAAGCGCTGAAAAGATACTGGACCATCGCATCATACTGGACAAACTTCAGTCCATAAGTGATCTGAAAGTCTCTAATGATCTCAACAAACCTGATGCAGCTGCTTCCGCAATTGTTCACGGACAGGAGATCTACGTTCCTCTTGAGGGCCTTATTGACCTCAGTAAAGAAAAAGAGCGTATTGAAGGTGAGATACAGCGCCTGCAGGGCTTCCTTAAAGGCATCGAGAAGAAACTCTCCAATGAAGCCTTTGTGAATAACGCTCCTGCAGCGGTGGTAGAAAAAGAACAGAAGAAGAAGTCGGATACCGAGGAAAATCTTCGCAAATTGAATGAACAGCTTGAGGACTTCAAATAA
- a CDS encoding type 1 glutamine amidotransferase domain-containing protein: MNGELNNKRVAILATNGFEEIELTSPRDELQDAGAETVIIAPDTGTIKSWHEDNWGGEFEVELSLNEANADHFDALLLPGGVMNPDQLRMNDEAIKFTRSFFKAGKPVAAICHGPQLLIEAEVLQGRELTSYPSVKTDLKNAGARWVDNEVVVDKGLTTSRSPADLPAFNRKMIEEISEGVHEAQMTA, from the coding sequence ATGAATGGCGAACTAAATAATAAAAGAGTCGCAATTTTAGCTACCAATGGATTTGAAGAAATAGAACTCACGAGTCCCCGGGATGAATTACAGGATGCCGGTGCGGAAACAGTGATCATTGCACCAGACACCGGAACCATTAAAAGCTGGCACGAAGATAACTGGGGAGGAGAATTTGAAGTAGAATTAAGTCTTAATGAAGCTAATGCTGACCACTTCGATGCACTCCTGTTGCCGGGGGGCGTCATGAATCCGGATCAGCTTCGGATGAATGACGAGGCGATCAAGTTCACAAGATCTTTCTTCAAAGCAGGAAAACCGGTAGCTGCTATCTGTCATGGTCCCCAATTATTGATTGAGGCAGAAGTCTTGCAGGGGCGTGAATTAACCTCCTACCCTTCGGTTAAGACCGACCTGAAAAATGCAGGTGCACGATGGGTTGATAATGAAGTAGTAGTGGATAAAGGATTGACTACCAGCAGAAGCCCGGCAGATCTCCCCGCATTTAACCGGAAAATGATCGAGGAAATTTCGGAAGGTGTGCACGAAGCACAGATGACTGCATAA
- a CDS encoding DUF5723 family protein, with product MKIISLITLLAMVAGMRAATAQPVLTPRNMALGGGGVSYINDHNANFYNPANLLIREKDRRIEVSGPSFSLYANAPVNNSGFLNAYENFKTQYFTYDPGSGSIASNDLQDFLSDNYSNSDARAYYRTRYDADLFGITIKSENRALSLALRRRTSSSYEVGKGWFSTSPVDKGNYLLVDRRLVHRYQTLYELSFGLAESFTFLNGLTSRLDNFSIGIAPKLVIGGQFQEAVWDNEYRQENGNTTFTRYQSMDVSAAGGFARAFSDYRNGAMLPDILRDQYENEIFNYNGLGAGIDIGVTYLLSLGSDLSAIRSDEQATKRSLRLSFSITDIGLVRYTNNERKFSVSPEVTNDITEAPSSLSDVTFNGAPGQFLYFVDRFGEDDPVTAATQDERSFSTLLPVSMNAGAMIELNRVKFMSDIRLGLTNNAFHRNTVYSSFGMEIRPFRILALRGGIQLEGSEADFISIGTGIELERWTLSLAAQFLPSEITSNAILTGYSAAALQFHF from the coding sequence ATGAAAATAATATCATTGATAACCCTGCTGGCCATGGTAGCCGGCATGAGAGCGGCAACAGCTCAGCCCGTTCTTACTCCACGTAATATGGCGCTGGGCGGTGGGGGTGTATCTTATATCAATGATCATAACGCAAATTTCTATAATCCTGCCAACCTGCTTATACGAGAAAAAGACCGCAGGATCGAAGTCAGTGGCCCATCCTTTTCCCTTTATGCGAACGCACCGGTTAATAATTCCGGATTTCTAAATGCCTATGAAAATTTCAAAACACAGTACTTTACATACGATCCGGGCTCAGGGAGTATCGCATCCAATGATCTGCAGGATTTCCTTTCTGATAATTATTCAAACTCTGATGCCAGGGCATATTACCGGACCCGATATGATGCTGATCTCTTCGGCATCACGATAAAATCAGAAAACCGGGCCTTGTCTTTAGCACTAAGACGAAGAACCTCTTCTTCATATGAAGTAGGCAAAGGCTGGTTTTCCACATCACCGGTTGACAAGGGAAATTATCTGCTGGTAGACCGAAGACTGGTTCATCGCTATCAGACTTTGTATGAGTTATCATTCGGATTAGCAGAATCGTTTACTTTTCTGAATGGATTAACTTCAAGACTGGATAATTTTAGTATCGGAATTGCTCCGAAACTGGTAATCGGCGGTCAGTTTCAGGAGGCCGTCTGGGATAATGAATACCGGCAGGAAAACGGGAACACAACTTTTACCCGGTATCAGTCCATGGACGTATCGGCAGCTGGTGGTTTTGCACGGGCTTTTTCTGATTACAGGAACGGGGCAATGCTTCCTGACATCCTCAGGGATCAGTACGAAAATGAAATTTTTAATTACAATGGGCTTGGAGCCGGCATCGATATTGGAGTTACTTACCTGCTAAGCCTTGGGAGTGACCTTTCGGCCATTCGATCTGATGAACAAGCTACGAAGAGATCATTAAGACTCTCATTTTCTATTACCGATATCGGCCTGGTACGATACACCAATAATGAAAGAAAGTTCAGTGTATCTCCGGAAGTTACAAATGATATAACTGAAGCCCCCTCCTCCCTTTCGGATGTAACCTTTAACGGCGCTCCGGGGCAATTCCTTTATTTCGTAGATCGATTTGGTGAAGACGATCCTGTTACGGCTGCGACACAGGATGAAAGGTCTTTCTCCACACTTCTTCCGGTATCCATGAATGCCGGAGCTATGATAGAACTGAACCGTGTTAAATTTATGAGTGATATAAGACTTGGCCTCACAAATAATGCATTTCACCGTAATACGGTATATAGTTCCTTTGGAATGGAAATCAGACCCTTTAGAATCTTAGCATTGAGAGGCGGTATCCAACTTGAGGGAAGCGAAGCTGATTTCATCAGTATCGGAACAGGGATCGAACTGGAACGATGGACCCTTTCTCTCGCTGCTCAGTTCTTGCCCAGCGAGATCACATCAAACGCTATACTCACAGGGTATTCTGCCGCAGCCCTGCAATTTCATTTTTAA
- the rsgA gene encoding ribosome small subunit-dependent GTPase A, producing the protein MIKGTVIQSTGSWYQVNTGEETIACRLPGKFRLEEKDVTNPIAVGDDVIISMNEDETGRIEEILPRENYVPRSATHGKRGDQILVANIDRAFVVQSIRKPKLKEGFTDRFLVTCEAYEIEPCIIINKADLATQNDLAFLEELKERYEVLGYKILITSAEKRHDLKELEDLLKDQTSVFIGPSGVGKTSLINAIDPEYNLKVGEISSYSNKGKHTTTFARLIPLSAGGYIVDTPGIREFGLVNIEPWELSLFFPEMLEPRTRCKFNNCTHVHEPGCGVIDAFEQGQIDPGRYNSYLNMLESLQDE; encoded by the coding sequence ATGATCAAGGGAACCGTTATTCAATCTACAGGAAGCTGGTATCAGGTAAATACCGGAGAAGAGACTATTGCCTGCCGACTCCCGGGAAAATTCAGGCTGGAAGAAAAAGATGTGACCAATCCGATCGCTGTAGGAGATGATGTAATCATATCTATGAATGAGGATGAAACCGGGCGAATTGAGGAGATCCTGCCCAGAGAAAACTATGTCCCCCGCTCTGCTACTCATGGCAAGAGAGGGGATCAAATACTGGTTGCCAACATAGATCGTGCTTTTGTTGTACAATCAATTCGCAAACCTAAATTAAAAGAGGGATTTACCGATCGTTTCCTGGTCACCTGTGAAGCGTATGAGATCGAGCCTTGTATCATCATTAATAAAGCTGATCTTGCCACCCAGAATGATCTTGCCTTCCTGGAAGAACTTAAAGAGCGTTATGAGGTTCTCGGATATAAAATACTAATCACTTCTGCCGAAAAACGACATGATCTGAAAGAACTCGAAGACCTGCTTAAGGATCAGACTTCTGTTTTTATCGGCCCATCCGGAGTAGGTAAGACCAGTCTTATCAATGCTATTGATCCTGAGTACAATCTCAAGGTCGGAGAGATCTCATCCTATTCCAATAAAGGAAAGCATACTACCACTTTTGCAAGACTGATCCCGCTAAGTGCAGGAGGATATATTGTAGATACACCCGGAATACGCGAATTCGGACTTGTGAACATTGAACCCTGGGAATTATCATTGTTCTTTCCTGAGATGCTGGAACCAAGAACACGTTGTAAATTCAACAATTGTACCCATGTACATGAGCCAGGATGTGGAGTAATAGATGCCTTTGAGCAAGGACAGATCGATCCCGGGCGATATAATTCATACCTGAATATGCTCGAATCACTCCAGGATGAGTAA